The following are from one region of the Mauremys reevesii isolate NIE-2019 linkage group 2, ASM1616193v1, whole genome shotgun sequence genome:
- the NRSN1 gene encoding neurensin-1 — protein MSSYADICSSKQAQSGTEGSYQRYGVRSYLHQFYEDCTASIWEHEDDFQIQRSPSRWSSAFWKVGLISGVVFMLIGLTVLVVGFLVPPKIEALEEEDFVVVDNHAIQFNRALDICKLAGAILFCIGGTTMAACLLMSAFAKSYSKEEKYLQQRFKERIADIKAHAHPVTKAPAPGESKIPVTLSKVQNVQPLSET, from the exons ATGAGCTCGTATGCAGATATCTGCAGCTCCAAGCAAGCGCAGAGTGGCACGGAGGGAAGTTATCAACGCTATGGAGTTCGATCCTATCTGCATCAATTTTATGAGGACTGCACAGCTTCAATTTGGGAGCATGAGGATGATTTTCAGATCCAGAGGTCACCTAGCAGGTGGAGCTCTGCATTCTGGAAG GTCGGACTCATCTCTGGGGTGGTTTTTATGCTGATCGGGTTAACAGTTCTTGTAGTAGGTTTTCTTGTGCCACCGAAAATCGAAGCCCTTGAGGAAGAAGATTTTGTTGTTGTGGATAACCATGCCATTCAGTTTAACAGAGCCCTTGATATATGTAAGCTGGCAGGAGCGATCTTATTTTGTATTGGTGGGACCACAATGGCAGCATGCCTGTTGATGTCTGCTTTTGCTAAAAGCTACTCCAAAGAAGAAAAGTACCTTCAGCAAAGGTTTAAAGAGAGAATAGCAGACATAAAAGCCCATGCACACCCAGTCACAAAAGCACCAGCACCAGGAGAATCGAAGATACCTGTCACTTTGTCCAAAGTTCAAAACGTCCAACCTTTATCAGAAAcctga